In Hirundo rustica isolate bHirRus1 chromosome 2, bHirRus1.pri.v3, whole genome shotgun sequence, one genomic interval encodes:
- the HIKESHI gene encoding protein Hikeshi isoform X2: protein MFGCLVAGRLVQAAPQQVAEDKFVFDLPDYENINHVVVFMLGTIPFPDGMGGSVYFCYPDQSGMAVWQLLGFVTNEKPSAIFKISGLKSGKGSQHPFGAMNLPQTPTVAQIGISVELLENLAQQTPVASAAVSSVDSFTEFTQKMLDNFYNFASSFAVTQAQMTPNPSEAFIPANVVLKWYENFQRRLTQNPLFWKT from the exons ATGTTCGGCTGCCTGGTGGCGGGCAGGCTG GTACAAGCAGCACCTCAACAAGTGGCTGAAGACAAATTTGTATTTGATTTACCAGACTATGAAAACATCAACCATGTAGTGGTCTTCATGCTGGGAACTATACCATTTCCAGATGGAATGGGAGGATCTGTCTATTTTTGTTACCCAGACCAGAGTGGGATGGCagtgtggcagctgctggggtttgTCACTAATGAGAAGCCAAGTGCCATCTTCAAAATTTCTGGTCTGAAATCTG GGAAGGGAAGTCAACATCCCTTTGGTGCCATGAACCTCCCACAGACGCCAACAGTGGCTCAGATTGGAATCTCAGTGGAACTGCTGGAGAACCTGGCCCAGCAGACTCCTGTTGCAAGTGCTGCTGTGTCATCAGTAGATTCATTCACGGAG ttcactCAGAAGATGTTGGATAATTTCTATAACTTTGCTTCCTCGTTTGCTGTTACTCAGGCACAGATGACCCCAAATCCTTCTGAAGCTTTCATTCCTGCAAATGTAGTTCTGAAATG gtATGAAAACTTCCAGAGACGTCTGACACAGAACCCTCTCTTTTGGAAAACATAA
- the HIKESHI gene encoding protein Hikeshi isoform X1 has translation MFGCLVAGRLVSMILGLCQPGGQQPLLSDLATSSAPYFPPTHMGSEDYENINHVVVFMLGTIPFPDGMGGSVYFCYPDQSGMAVWQLLGFVTNEKPSAIFKISGLKSGKGSQHPFGAMNLPQTPTVAQIGISVELLENLAQQTPVASAAVSSVDSFTEFTQKMLDNFYNFASSFAVTQAQMTPNPSEAFIPANVVLKWYENFQRRLTQNPLFWKT, from the exons ATGTTCGGCTGCCTGGTGGCGGGCAGGCTG GTTTCCATGATCCTGGGGTTGTGCCAGCCAGGTGGTCAACAGCCACTTCTTAGTGACTTGGCAACCTCTTCTGCACCCTATTTTCCTCCTACGCACATGGGGAGCGAAG ACTATGAAAACATCAACCATGTAGTGGTCTTCATGCTGGGAACTATACCATTTCCAGATGGAATGGGAGGATCTGTCTATTTTTGTTACCCAGACCAGAGTGGGATGGCagtgtggcagctgctggggtttgTCACTAATGAGAAGCCAAGTGCCATCTTCAAAATTTCTGGTCTGAAATCTG GGAAGGGAAGTCAACATCCCTTTGGTGCCATGAACCTCCCACAGACGCCAACAGTGGCTCAGATTGGAATCTCAGTGGAACTGCTGGAGAACCTGGCCCAGCAGACTCCTGTTGCAAGTGCTGCTGTGTCATCAGTAGATTCATTCACGGAG ttcactCAGAAGATGTTGGATAATTTCTATAACTTTGCTTCCTCGTTTGCTGTTACTCAGGCACAGATGACCCCAAATCCTTCTGAAGCTTTCATTCCTGCAAATGTAGTTCTGAAATG gtATGAAAACTTCCAGAGACGTCTGACACAGAACCCTCTCTTTTGGAAAACATAA
- the HIKESHI gene encoding protein Hikeshi isoform X3 has protein sequence MLGTIPFPDGMGGSVYFCYPDQSGMAVWQLLGFVTNEKPSAIFKISGLKSGKGSQHPFGAMNLPQTPTVAQIGISVELLENLAQQTPVASAAVSSVDSFTEFTQKMLDNFYNFASSFAVTQAQMTPNPSEAFIPANVVLKWYENFQRRLTQNPLFWKT, from the exons ATGCTGGGAACTATACCATTTCCAGATGGAATGGGAGGATCTGTCTATTTTTGTTACCCAGACCAGAGTGGGATGGCagtgtggcagctgctggggtttgTCACTAATGAGAAGCCAAGTGCCATCTTCAAAATTTCTGGTCTGAAATCTG GGAAGGGAAGTCAACATCCCTTTGGTGCCATGAACCTCCCACAGACGCCAACAGTGGCTCAGATTGGAATCTCAGTGGAACTGCTGGAGAACCTGGCCCAGCAGACTCCTGTTGCAAGTGCTGCTGTGTCATCAGTAGATTCATTCACGGAG ttcactCAGAAGATGTTGGATAATTTCTATAACTTTGCTTCCTCGTTTGCTGTTACTCAGGCACAGATGACCCCAAATCCTTCTGAAGCTTTCATTCCTGCAAATGTAGTTCTGAAATG gtATGAAAACTTCCAGAGACGTCTGACACAGAACCCTCTCTTTTGGAAAACATAA